One genomic region from Camelus bactrianus isolate YW-2024 breed Bactrian camel chromosome 3, ASM4877302v1, whole genome shotgun sequence encodes:
- the TMEM267 gene encoding transmembrane protein 267 encodes MASETEKTHALLQSCSPGSLISSLGLGLFCFVADRLLQFSVIQQNDWLRALSDNSVHCMIGMWSWAIVIGIKKKTDFGEIVLAGFLASVIDVDHFFLAGSLSLKAALALPRRPFLHCSTVIPVVVLTLKFTMHLFKLKDSWCFLPWMLFISWTSHHVRDGIRHGLWMCPFGKTSPLPFWLYVIITSSLPHICSFIMYFTGTRQMMSSKHGIHIDV; translated from the exons ATGGCATCCGAGACTGAGAAGACCCATGCTTTGCTCCAGTCTTGCAGCCCTGGATCTCTTATTTCCAGCCTTGGTCTGGGGCTGTTTTGCTTCGTGGCTGATAGACTTCTTCAGTTTTCCGTAATTCAACAAAATGACTGGCTTCGAGCCCTCTCAGATAACTCAGTACATTGTATGATTGGCATGTGGTCCTGGGCAATAGTCATCGGAATCAAGAAGAAGACTGACTTTGGAGAAATCGTTTTAGCTGGATTTTTAGCCTCTGTTATTGATGTAGATCACTTTTTTCTAGCTGGATCCCTGTCTTTAAAG GCTGCTCTGGCTCTTCCTCGAAGACCTTTCCTTCACTGTTCTACTGTGATACCCGTTGTGGTTCTGACCCTGAAGTTTACTATGCACCTTTTCAAGCTCAAAGACTCATGGTGCTTTCTTCCCTGGATGTTATTTATATCCTGGACCTCACACCATGTCCGAGATGGAATTCGCCATGGCTTGTGGATGTGCCCATTTGGAAAGACTTCTCCTTTGCCATTCTGGCTTTATGTAATCATCACATCGTCTTTACCTCACATCTGTTCATTCATTATGTATTTCACAGGGACCAGACAGATGATGTCTTCAAAACATGGAATTCATATTGATGTCTGA